The following proteins are encoded in a genomic region of Nymphalis io chromosome 8, ilAglIoxx1.1, whole genome shotgun sequence:
- the LOC126770196 gene encoding uncharacterized protein LOC126770196 isoform X1: MPCPTPLLVITMIFLCLGVSMLGIISNKPACAAETPCSDGQLCPPQWECCDEGCCAPATSPPRHAPNDPMNDVFNNSWYTQWEVLFLLGTLAGILVCCLWCLVYKRPSGVYMCSFACCIPRNRSDRDSAGSVYPPPRYSRCGSIHQAPPPYSEVTSKPDLYPLVITCGEGDGKAGGSYLMVHYFRNYVIRAPGSLSATSTAESLNSSFMCNAANEVNSIIPPPYSCASNCGECGAGCGAACGAGCGRGALRSMTSLAEPRRREHGAFRENIMTSPDQNYDLELDLIDCELYCDGGCKPRLGSSPPPRQASPNNDDNYCERAAYLRHLFLTSPDTPGGCESPPQPTSPTQSRESTLRRQIDERCQRRHDLFRKTPRTRKSSLYIPLSKIPPGTRKLLTRSAPATPSGALVPNLLNFTQRVSASRLSSRSSRLEEENDPLLADVESSRMDHKF; the protein is encoded by the exons tgTGCGGCCGAAACTCCTTGCTCGGATGGGCAGCTATGCCCGCCGCAATGGGAATGCTGCGATGAAGGTTGTTGCGCGCCAGCCACGAGCCCCCCACGTCACGCCCCGAATGATCCTATGAACGATGTTTTCAATAATTCCTGGTATACACAATG GGAGGTGCTGTTCCTCTTGGGTACTCTAGCCGGGATCCTGGTGTGTTGCCTTTGGTGCCTGGTTTACAAGCGTCCATCTGGCGTCTACATGTGTTCATTCGCTTGTTGCATCCCTCGTAACCGCTCCGACCGCGACTCTGCTGGCTCCGTGTACCCTCCCCCGCGCTACAGCCGCTGTGGATCCATACACCAGGCGCCACCACCGTATTCTGAA GTTACGTCAAAACCAGACCTCTATCCGCTCGTTATTACATGCGGAGAAGGAGATGGCAAAGCCGGAGGAAGCTATCTTATGGTTCACTACTTTAGAAACTATGTAATTCGCGCAccag GATCCCTATCAGCTACAAGTACAGCAGAATCCCTTAATTCTAGTTTTATGTGTAACGCAGCAAATGag GTAAATTCTATAATTCCACCACCATATTCGTGTGCGAGTAACTGCGGGGAGTGCGGCGCGGGGTGCGGGGCGGCGTGCGGCGCGGGCTGCGGGCGCGGGGCGCTGCGCTCCATGACGTCACTCGCGGAGCCGCGGCGACGAGAGCACGGCGCCTTCAGAGAGAATATCATGACCTCACCG GATCAAAATTACGATCTGGAGTTGGACCTCATCGACTGTGAACTTTACTGTGATGGAGGTTGCAAGCCACGACTCGGTTCGTCGCCTCCACCACGTCAAGCGTCTCCCAACAACGATGACAATTATTGTGAACGCGCCGCATACCTCCGACACCTCTTCCTAACATCTCCAGACACACCGGGAGGATGTGAGTCACCACCGCAACCCACGAGCCCGACGCAATCAAGGGAGTCAACTCTCCGAAGACAGATCGACGAAAGATGCCAAAGAAGACACGACCTCTTCCGAAAAACTCCACGAACTAGAAAATCGAGCTTATATATACCACTTTCAAAAATACCTCCCGGAACAAGAAAACTGTTGACAAGATCTGCTCCAGCTACACCGAGTGGAGCTCTTGTAcccaatttattaaattttacacaaaGAGTCTCAGCTTCGAGGCTCAGTTCGAGATCATCAAGGCTGGAAGAGGAGAACGACCCCTTGTTGGCGGACGTGGAATCCTCGCGCATGGATCATAAATTTTAG
- the LOC126770232 gene encoding YEATS domain-containing protein 4 translates to MSLPTDFGPDSGGRVKGLVIVKPIVYGNIARYFGKKREEDGHTHQWTVYVKPYANEDMSTYIKKVHFKLHESYANPNRIVTKPPYELTETGWGEFEIVIKIYFHDPNERPVTLYHILKLFQSPVSEGTPPVGRALVSESYEEIVFQEPTQLMQHLLNNVKPITNGQWTHDTNFEEKKEKTLERVISAQTKVRGEISDLKEKLQLAKETISKFKDEIAKLQNNPASSILSGI, encoded by the exons ATGAGTTTACCGACAGACTTCGGTCCGGATTCTGGTGGTAGAGTAAAG GGTCTGGTCATAGTAAAGCCAATAGTTTATGGTAACATAGCTAGATATTTCGGAAAGAAACGAGAAGAAGATGGTCACACACATCAGTGGACTGTATACGTTAAACCCTACGCCAATGAAGACATGTCgacgtatattaaaaaagtacatttcAAACTGCACGAGAGCTACGCAAACCCAAATAGAATAGTGACGAAACCGCCATACGAATTAACAGAAACTGGATGGGGTGAATTCGAAATTGTTATCAAGATATATTTTCATGATCCTAATGAACGCCCT gtaACGCTGTACCACATTCTCAAACTATTCCAATCGCCTGTAAGTGAAGGCACTCCACCGGTGGGTCGAGCACTCGTTAGTGAATCATATGAAGAGATTGTATTCCAAGAACCGACGCAACTTATGCAACACTTGCTAAACAATGTAAAGCCCATTACTAATGGGCAATGGACACATGATACTAACT ttgaagaaaagaaagaaaagacATTAGAAAGAGTAATCTCAGCTCAAACGAAGGTTAGAGGTGAAATATCAGATCTTAAAGAAAAATTGCAACTAGCAAAAGAAACTATATCAAAATTCAAAGATGAAATAGCGAAGCTTCAAAACAACCCGGCCTCTAGTATTCTCTCTGGCATTTAA
- the LOC126770224 gene encoding solute carrier family 25 member 35-like isoform X4: MDFVIGGLAGAGATIFTNPMDVVKTRLQLQGELRARNEHAARYRGIFHALYVIAKNDGALALQKGLAPAMVLGFCMNSVRLGMYHIAEVQGWTKTKEGDISIHRTMFWSSASGVMSGLAANPASVLKTRMQAAAHPSIAVGRQHSYNGMVDGFVKIYRMEGIQGFFAGVNATCSRLAIGSAAQLTTFSTPCVER; encoded by the exons atggaTTTCGTTATCGGAGGATTGGCGGGTGCCGGTGCAACGATTTTCACAAATCCTATGGATGTGGTGAAAACGCGCTTACAGCTGCAAGGCGAACTACGGGCACGCAATGAACACGCCGCGAGATATAGGGGAATATTTCACGCATTGTACGTCATTGCTAAGAACGACGGAGCATTAGCCTTACAAAAAGGCTTAGCGCCAGCGATGGTTCTAGGTTTCTGCATGAATTCCGTAAG ATTGGGCATGTATCACATAGCTGAAGTCCAAGGTTGGACGAAGACTAAAGAAGGTGACATTAGTATACACAGGACAATGTTCTGGTCAAGTGCCAGCGGAGTGATGAGTGGCCTTGCTGCCAACCCTGCCTCTGTGCTAAAGACAAGAATGCAAGCAGCAGCCCATCCCAGTATAGCAGTGGGCAGGCAACATTCGTATAATG GTATGGTAGACGGCTTCGTAAAGATCTACAGGATGGAAGGAATACAAGGTTTTTTTGCTGGTGTAAACGCTACCTGTTCAAGATTGGCTATCGGCAGCGCAGCTCAACTTACAACATTTTcgac GCCCTGCGTCGAAAGGTGA
- the LOC126770196 gene encoding uncharacterized protein LOC126770196 isoform X2 — MCAAETPCSDGQLCPPQWECCDEGCCAPATSPPRHAPNDPMNDVFNNSWYTQWEVLFLLGTLAGILVCCLWCLVYKRPSGVYMCSFACCIPRNRSDRDSAGSVYPPPRYSRCGSIHQAPPPYSEVTSKPDLYPLVITCGEGDGKAGGSYLMVHYFRNYVIRAPGSLSATSTAESLNSSFMCNAANEVNSIIPPPYSCASNCGECGAGCGAACGAGCGRGALRSMTSLAEPRRREHGAFRENIMTSPDQNYDLELDLIDCELYCDGGCKPRLGSSPPPRQASPNNDDNYCERAAYLRHLFLTSPDTPGGCESPPQPTSPTQSRESTLRRQIDERCQRRHDLFRKTPRTRKSSLYIPLSKIPPGTRKLLTRSAPATPSGALVPNLLNFTQRVSASRLSSRSSRLEEENDPLLADVESSRMDHKF, encoded by the exons ATG tgTGCGGCCGAAACTCCTTGCTCGGATGGGCAGCTATGCCCGCCGCAATGGGAATGCTGCGATGAAGGTTGTTGCGCGCCAGCCACGAGCCCCCCACGTCACGCCCCGAATGATCCTATGAACGATGTTTTCAATAATTCCTGGTATACACAATG GGAGGTGCTGTTCCTCTTGGGTACTCTAGCCGGGATCCTGGTGTGTTGCCTTTGGTGCCTGGTTTACAAGCGTCCATCTGGCGTCTACATGTGTTCATTCGCTTGTTGCATCCCTCGTAACCGCTCCGACCGCGACTCTGCTGGCTCCGTGTACCCTCCCCCGCGCTACAGCCGCTGTGGATCCATACACCAGGCGCCACCACCGTATTCTGAA GTTACGTCAAAACCAGACCTCTATCCGCTCGTTATTACATGCGGAGAAGGAGATGGCAAAGCCGGAGGAAGCTATCTTATGGTTCACTACTTTAGAAACTATGTAATTCGCGCAccag GATCCCTATCAGCTACAAGTACAGCAGAATCCCTTAATTCTAGTTTTATGTGTAACGCAGCAAATGag GTAAATTCTATAATTCCACCACCATATTCGTGTGCGAGTAACTGCGGGGAGTGCGGCGCGGGGTGCGGGGCGGCGTGCGGCGCGGGCTGCGGGCGCGGGGCGCTGCGCTCCATGACGTCACTCGCGGAGCCGCGGCGACGAGAGCACGGCGCCTTCAGAGAGAATATCATGACCTCACCG GATCAAAATTACGATCTGGAGTTGGACCTCATCGACTGTGAACTTTACTGTGATGGAGGTTGCAAGCCACGACTCGGTTCGTCGCCTCCACCACGTCAAGCGTCTCCCAACAACGATGACAATTATTGTGAACGCGCCGCATACCTCCGACACCTCTTCCTAACATCTCCAGACACACCGGGAGGATGTGAGTCACCACCGCAACCCACGAGCCCGACGCAATCAAGGGAGTCAACTCTCCGAAGACAGATCGACGAAAGATGCCAAAGAAGACACGACCTCTTCCGAAAAACTCCACGAACTAGAAAATCGAGCTTATATATACCACTTTCAAAAATACCTCCCGGAACAAGAAAACTGTTGACAAGATCTGCTCCAGCTACACCGAGTGGAGCTCTTGTAcccaatttattaaattttacacaaaGAGTCTCAGCTTCGAGGCTCAGTTCGAGATCATCAAGGCTGGAAGAGGAGAACGACCCCTTGTTGGCGGACGTGGAATCCTCGCGCATGGATCATAAATTTTAG
- the LOC126770235 gene encoding uncharacterized protein LOC126770235 translates to MLPGPLVALDAQKTRALTTIYAPRKLKTRKHKTAQSRMLENNIPIKSTLSPFHPLPAIGQKKEKTKVIVFDLKKDDNALKLQEVLKPLTPLSIHALRKSTDYDNRKPHPLLRENTYDVIEPIYLNADKLKNTRRTVSENGTAPKLSPKTRFKNAALQVAKLTSLPETGKLLCLRERETYNIICRDNDSCRLQKLPQSPAQKLNTLSEIFQNLEMKGRHRDRMKKENSWF, encoded by the coding sequence ATGCTGCCCGGTCCACTCGTGGCGCTCGACGCTCAGAAAACGCGCGCGCTCACTACTATTTACGCGCCGCGGAAActcaaaacacgaaaacacaaaacgGCACAATCGAGGATGCTAGAAAACAATATACCAATAAAATCTACCCTGTCCCCTTTCCATCCGCTACCAGCTATTGGtcagaaaaaagaaaaaactaaagttattgtctttgatttgaaaaaagacGATAATGCTTTAAAATTGCAGGAAGTTCTCAAGCCACTAACACCTTTAAGCATTCATGCTCTACGAAAGAGTACGGATTACGACAACAGGAAACCGCATCCACTTTTAAGAGAGAATACGTACGATGTTATCGAGCCGATATATCTCAATGcggataaattgaaaaatacgaGGAGGACAGTTTCCGAAAACGGTACAGCGCCGAAGCTGTCACCGAAGACGAGATTTAAAAACGCAGCGTTGCAAGTTGCAAAACTAACGTCTTTACCGGAAACgggaaaattattatgtttacggGAAAGAGAgacctataatataatatgtcgaGATAACGATTCTTGTCGATTGCAGAAATTACCACAAAGCCCTGCacagaaattaaatacattgtcGGAAATTTTTCAAAACTTAGAAATGAAGGGGCGACACAGAGACAGGATGAAAAAAGAGAATAGttggttttaa
- the LOC126770224 gene encoding solute carrier family 25 member 35-like isoform X1, which yields MDFVIGGLAGAGATIFTNPMDVVKTRLQLQGELRARNEHAARYRGIFHALYVIAKNDGALALQKGLAPAMVLGFCMNSVRLGMYHIAEVQGWTKTKEGDISIHRTMFWSSASGVMSGLAANPASVLKTRMQAAAHPSIAVGRQHSYNGMVDGFVKIYRMEGIQGFFAGVNATCSRLAIGSAAQLTTFSTAKETLLSYGLCKRSPLGLAFTASCMSGVMVALAICPFDVVAVRLYNQGPASKGELLYSGVFDCLNKIYKKEGLHGLYKGIGPLYLRIAPHTTLSLVIWDMLNILFNNKNR from the exons atggaTTTCGTTATCGGAGGATTGGCGGGTGCCGGTGCAACGATTTTCACAAATCCTATGGATGTGGTGAAAACGCGCTTACAGCTGCAAGGCGAACTACGGGCACGCAATGAACACGCCGCGAGATATAGGGGAATATTTCACGCATTGTACGTCATTGCTAAGAACGACGGAGCATTAGCCTTACAAAAAGGCTTAGCGCCAGCGATGGTTCTAGGTTTCTGCATGAATTCCGTAAG ATTGGGCATGTATCACATAGCTGAAGTCCAAGGTTGGACGAAGACTAAAGAAGGTGACATTAGTATACACAGGACAATGTTCTGGTCAAGTGCCAGCGGAGTGATGAGTGGCCTTGCTGCCAACCCTGCCTCTGTGCTAAAGACAAGAATGCAAGCAGCAGCCCATCCCAGTATAGCAGTGGGCAGGCAACATTCGTATAATG GTATGGTAGACGGCTTCGTAAAGATCTACAGGATGGAAGGAATACAAGGTTTTTTTGCTGGTGTAAACGCTACCTGTTCAAGATTGGCTATCGGCAGCGCAGCTCAACTTACAACATTTTcgac TGCAAAAGAAACATTGCTGTCTTATGGCTTGTGTAAGCGATCTCCTCTTGGACTCGCATTCACCGCAAGCTGTATGAGTGGCGTGATGGTAGCTCTAGCCATATGCCCTTTTGACGTCGTCGCTGTACGACTTTACAATCAGG GCCCTGCGTCGAAAGGTGAACTACTTTACAGCGGAGTTTTTGACTgcctgaataaaatatataagaaggaAGGCCTTCATGGTCTATACAAAGGAATAGGTCCGCTTTATCTAAGAATAGCGCCTCATACAACCTTGTCCCTAGTGATTTGGGAcatgctaaatatattatttaataataaaaacagataa
- the LOC126770224 gene encoding solute carrier family 25 member 35-like isoform X3, with protein sequence MDFVIGGLAGAGATIFTNPMDVVKTRLQLQGELRARNEHAARYRGIFHALYVIAKNDGALALQKGLAPAMVLGFCMNSVRLGMYHIAEVQGWTKTKEGDISIHRTMFWSSASGVMSGLAANPASVLKTRMQAAAHPSIAVGRQHSYNGMVDGFVKIYRMEGIQGFFAGVNATCSRLAIGSAAQLTTFSTAKETLLSYGLCKRSPLGLAFTASCMSGVMVALAICPFDVVAVRLYNQE encoded by the exons atggaTTTCGTTATCGGAGGATTGGCGGGTGCCGGTGCAACGATTTTCACAAATCCTATGGATGTGGTGAAAACGCGCTTACAGCTGCAAGGCGAACTACGGGCACGCAATGAACACGCCGCGAGATATAGGGGAATATTTCACGCATTGTACGTCATTGCTAAGAACGACGGAGCATTAGCCTTACAAAAAGGCTTAGCGCCAGCGATGGTTCTAGGTTTCTGCATGAATTCCGTAAG ATTGGGCATGTATCACATAGCTGAAGTCCAAGGTTGGACGAAGACTAAAGAAGGTGACATTAGTATACACAGGACAATGTTCTGGTCAAGTGCCAGCGGAGTGATGAGTGGCCTTGCTGCCAACCCTGCCTCTGTGCTAAAGACAAGAATGCAAGCAGCAGCCCATCCCAGTATAGCAGTGGGCAGGCAACATTCGTATAATG GTATGGTAGACGGCTTCGTAAAGATCTACAGGATGGAAGGAATACAAGGTTTTTTTGCTGGTGTAAACGCTACCTGTTCAAGATTGGCTATCGGCAGCGCAGCTCAACTTACAACATTTTcgac TGCAAAAGAAACATTGCTGTCTTATGGCTTGTGTAAGCGATCTCCTCTTGGACTCGCATTCACCGCAAGCTGTATGAGTGGCGTGATGGTAGCTCTAGCCATATGCCCTTTTGACGTCGTCGCTGTACGACTTTACAATCAGG AGTGA
- the LOC126770224 gene encoding solute carrier family 25 member 35-like isoform X2, producing MDFVIGGLAGAGATIFTNPMDVVKTRLQLQGELRARNEHAARYRGIFHALYVIAKNDGALALQKGLAPAMVLGFCMNSVRLGMYHIAEVQGWTKTKEGDISIHRTMFWSSASGVMSGLAANPASVLKTRMQAAAHPSIAVGRQHSYNGMVDGFVKIYRMEGIQGFFAGVNATCSRLAIGSAAQLTTFSTVKELLLAHGYWEHSPATLAFTASLACGVVCVLLETPLDVVNTRLYNQGPASKGELLYSGVFDCLNKIYKKEGLHGLYKGIGPLYLRIAPHTTLSLVIWDMLNILFNNKNR from the exons atggaTTTCGTTATCGGAGGATTGGCGGGTGCCGGTGCAACGATTTTCACAAATCCTATGGATGTGGTGAAAACGCGCTTACAGCTGCAAGGCGAACTACGGGCACGCAATGAACACGCCGCGAGATATAGGGGAATATTTCACGCATTGTACGTCATTGCTAAGAACGACGGAGCATTAGCCTTACAAAAAGGCTTAGCGCCAGCGATGGTTCTAGGTTTCTGCATGAATTCCGTAAG ATTGGGCATGTATCACATAGCTGAAGTCCAAGGTTGGACGAAGACTAAAGAAGGTGACATTAGTATACACAGGACAATGTTCTGGTCAAGTGCCAGCGGAGTGATGAGTGGCCTTGCTGCCAACCCTGCCTCTGTGCTAAAGACAAGAATGCAAGCAGCAGCCCATCCCAGTATAGCAGTGGGCAGGCAACATTCGTATAATG GTATGGTAGACGGCTTCGTAAAGATCTACAGGATGGAAGGAATACAAGGTTTTTTTGCTGGTGTAAACGCTACCTGTTCAAGATTGGCTATCGGCAGCGCAGCTCAACTTACAACATTTTcgac AGTGAAAGAACTCCTGCTTGCGCACGGTTATTGGGAGCATTCGCCCGCGACGCTAGCGTTCACGGCAAGCCTTGCATGTGGAGTCGTGTGTGTATTGCTGGAAACTCCTCTGGATGTTGTCAATACAAGACTTTATAACCAGG GCCCTGCGTCGAAAGGTGAACTACTTTACAGCGGAGTTTTTGACTgcctgaataaaatatataagaaggaAGGCCTTCATGGTCTATACAAAGGAATAGGTCCGCTTTATCTAAGAATAGCGCCTCATACAACCTTGTCCCTAGTGATTTGGGAcatgctaaatatattatttaataataaaaacagataa